The Raphanus sativus cultivar WK10039 chromosome 2, ASM80110v3, whole genome shotgun sequence genome includes a region encoding these proteins:
- the LOC108821436 gene encoding membrane-associated protein VIPP1, chloroplastic, protein MALKASPVAGLFPPLRPTASTSNRPCSTLRLRPLPLRTSFFGNSGGALRVNELRLACANRLKCNAHGPTMNLFERFSRVVKSYANALISSFEDPEKILEQTVIEMNSDLTKMRQATAQVLASQKQLENKYKASKQSSDDWYKRAQLALAKGDEDLAREALKRRKSFADNAAALKTQLDQQKGVVDNLVSNTRLLESKIQEAKAKKDTLLARARTAKTATKVQEMIGTVNTSGALSAFEKMEEKVMAMESEADALTQIGTDELEGKFQMLETSSVDDDLAKLKNELSGSSKKGELPPGRSTVAANTGYPFKDSEIENELNELRRKANEF, encoded by the exons ATGGCTCTTAAAGCTTCACCAGTCGCCGGACTATTCCCTCCTCTCCGCCCCACTGCTTCCACTTCTAATCGCCCTTGTAGTACCCTCAGGCTCAGGCCACTCCCCCTCCGAACATCCTTCTTCGGAAACTCCG GTGGAGCTTTGAGAGTGAACGAGCTGAGACTAGCTTGTGCAAATAGGTTGAAGTGCAATGCTCATGGTCCTACCATGAATCTTTTCGAAAGATTTTCTAGGGTTGTCAAG TCATATGCCAATGCACTTATAAGCTCCTTCGAAGACCCTGAGAAGATCCTCGAGCAAACTGTTATTGAAATGAATTCTGATTTGACCAAGATGCGTCAAGCCACTGCACAG GTCTTGGCTTCACAAAAGCAGCTGGAGAACAAATATAAAGCTTCAAAGCAATCTTCTGATGattg GTACAAAAGAGCACAACTTGCTCTTGCTAAAGGAGACGAGGATCTTGCACGTGAAGCCCTTAAACGAAGAAAGTCTTTTGCT GACAACGCTGCTGCCCTGAAAACTCAACTAGATCAACAAAAAGGTGTTGTCGACAATCTGGTTTCAAATACGAGG TTATTGGAGAGCAAGATACAAGAGGCAAAAGCAAAGAAAGATACGCTCCTTGCACGTGCTCGCACTGCTAA GACTGCAACCAAAGTTCAAGAGATGATAGGGACAGTGAATACAAGCGGTGCTCTCTCAGCCTTTGAGAAAATGGAGGAGAAAG TGATGGCTATGGAGTCTGAAGCAGATGCACTTACTCAGATTGGAACGGATGAACTCGAGGGAAAG TTTCAAATGCTTGAAACTTCATCTGTGGATGATGATCTTGCAAAGTTGAAGAATGAGTTGTCCGGAAGCTCAAAG AAAGGAGAGCTTCCTCCAGGGAGAAGCACGGTCGCAGCAAACACAGGATACCCATTCAAGGACTCTGAGATCGAGAACGAGTTAAACGAATTACGAAGGAAAGCTAACGAGTTTTAG